One genomic window of Methyloceanibacter sp. wino2 includes the following:
- a CDS encoding DJ-1/PfpI family protein: MIPEGRIPDDQPLEIGSLLFEGLDQIDLTGPFEVFTRLPNTTTRLYGLTDAPVTDVGGLQLTPDGSVLDAPQLDVLHIPGGGGQEALMRDEALLHWIRRQAEGAKILFSVCTGALICGAAGLLKGRKATTYWTVQHLLPLFGATPVDARVVVDGNLVCAGGVTSGIDGALRVAAMLRGDEAAKTIQLAMQYAPDPPFDAGTPETAPEAAVSAVRNATAELTARREQTAREVARRLGVSVPTDG, encoded by the coding sequence ATGATCCCGGAAGGCCGGATTCCAGACGATCAACCCCTCGAAATCGGCTCGTTGCTGTTCGAGGGGCTGGACCAGATCGACCTCACGGGCCCGTTCGAGGTCTTTACCCGCCTGCCCAACACCACCACCCGCCTTTATGGCCTGACAGACGCGCCGGTGACGGATGTGGGTGGCCTGCAGCTTACGCCCGATGGCTCGGTCCTGGACGCGCCCCAGCTCGACGTCCTGCACATTCCGGGCGGCGGGGGCCAGGAAGCTCTCATGCGCGATGAGGCGCTGCTCCATTGGATCCGCCGGCAGGCGGAGGGGGCGAAAATCCTGTTTTCGGTCTGCACGGGCGCGCTTATCTGCGGCGCCGCCGGTCTGTTGAAGGGGCGCAAGGCCACCACCTATTGGACCGTCCAGCATCTGCTGCCTTTGTTCGGCGCGACGCCGGTCGATGCCCGTGTCGTCGTGGACGGCAATTTGGTCTGCGCGGGTGGCGTCACATCGGGGATCGACGGGGCCTTGCGCGTGGCGGCGATGCTGCGGGGCGACGAGGCCGCGAAAACCATCCAGCTCGCCATGCAGTATGCGCCCGACCCGCCCTTCGACGCCGGCACACCCGAGACTGCGCCCGAAGCCGCCGTTTCGGCCGTCCGGAATGCGACCGCCGAACTGACCGCGCGGCGGGAACAGACCGCGCGGGAGGTGGCCCGCCGGCTTGGCGTCTCGGTGCCGACGGACGGGTAG
- a CDS encoding phytanoyl-CoA dioxygenase family protein, which yields MSHHITRAVTQDEIAAYRQAGVVLLKGILSLESVNSLRRSIDLTVNKLDDSPSGYDFTKVLKATAENDVDQLRAMSDGQYDLEAIMDYVKSTGKPLLADEGSEARQGAYFIDTGVAARLDSYRQLCTHGALPEIAGELLQSGTVRFFGDQVFVKEPNTPGKTAFHQDATYFEIEGEQCCVMWVPADPVTLETGAMMYVRGSHRDGTLYKPNVFISQAPLPGSEGEDLPDIENNLDDYDIVHFDVEPGDVLVHHYRTIHGTGGNQSRYQVRRAASIRYCGDDIRFKERPWAPAQLHHTGRLNTGDPLSGADFPVVWERAPSDAVAASAAPGTALGQLTGSKAA from the coding sequence ATGTCACACCACATCACACGAGCGGTTACGCAAGACGAAATTGCCGCCTACAGGCAGGCCGGGGTGGTCCTGCTCAAGGGCATTCTCAGCCTCGAGTCGGTCAATAGCTTGAGGCGGTCCATCGACCTCACCGTGAACAAGCTCGACGACAGCCCGAGCGGCTACGACTTCACCAAGGTCCTGAAGGCGACCGCCGAGAACGACGTCGACCAGCTTCGCGCCATGAGCGATGGTCAGTACGACCTCGAGGCGATCATGGACTACGTCAAGTCGACCGGGAAACCGCTCCTGGCCGACGAGGGTTCCGAGGCGCGCCAGGGGGCGTACTTCATCGATACCGGCGTGGCTGCGCGGCTCGACAGCTATCGCCAGCTTTGCACGCACGGCGCGCTGCCGGAGATTGCTGGAGAGTTGCTGCAATCGGGCACGGTCCGCTTCTTCGGCGACCAGGTTTTCGTCAAGGAGCCCAACACGCCCGGCAAAACTGCCTTCCATCAAGATGCGACTTATTTCGAGATCGAAGGCGAGCAATGCTGCGTCATGTGGGTCCCCGCCGATCCGGTGACCTTGGAGACCGGCGCCATGATGTATGTGCGCGGGTCGCACCGCGACGGCACGCTCTACAAGCCCAATGTCTTTATCTCGCAGGCCCCGTTGCCGGGTTCGGAGGGCGAGGATCTACCGGACATCGAGAACAATCTGGACGACTACGACATCGTTCACTTCGACGTCGAGCCGGGCGATGTCCTGGTCCATCACTACAGGACGATCCACGGCACGGGTGGAAACCAGAGCCGTTACCAGGTGCGCCGCGCCGCCTCGATCCGCTATTGCGGTGACGACATCCGTTTCAAGGAACGGCCCTGGGCGCCGGCGCAATTGCATCACACGGGCCGGCTCAACACCGGTGATCCGCTAAGCGGCGCGGACTTCCCTGTCGTCTGGGAGAGGGCCCCGAGTGATGCGGTAGCCGCAAGCGCGGCGCCCGGAACGGCCTTGGGTCAACTGACCGGGAGTAAAGCGGCGTGA
- a CDS encoding 2'-deoxycytidine 5'-triphosphate deaminase, with the protein MSQPDPVFDASSGVAAVTGAADGASRALSRTGVLPSQALRALIAAGELGGSAPIEEAQIQPASLDLRLGEVAYRIRASFLPGTKATVRDKLEGLTFHEIDLTKGAVLEAGCVYLVPLIEQLNLRPTIAAFANPKSSTGRLDVFTRLIADYQESFDYVEEGYRGPLFAEICPRTFSVKVRTGTRLNQIRFRRRVSQQSDEAPGRIGDKHLRAIHSDVGLVEGEAAIRDGLNLRISLAPVEAGGIVGYRARRYAGVIDMDNVGGYDVGQYWEAVYLGSDQRLVLDPQEFYILASKESVSVPPEYVAEMAPFDPMIGEYRVHYAGFFDPGFGYSAGKVPGAKAVLEVRSLDIPFIVEDGQIVGRLVYDKLTEIPETLYGQGIGSHYQSQGLKLSKHFRQS; encoded by the coding sequence ATGAGCCAGCCCGACCCAGTTTTTGATGCATCCTCCGGGGTTGCAGCCGTCACAGGTGCCGCAGACGGAGCGAGCCGCGCCCTGTCCCGGACCGGCGTTCTGCCCAGCCAGGCGCTCCGTGCGCTCATCGCCGCGGGCGAGCTCGGCGGGTCGGCTCCGATCGAAGAAGCCCAGATCCAGCCCGCGAGCCTCGATCTCCGTTTGGGTGAGGTCGCCTATCGCATCCGGGCGAGCTTCCTGCCCGGCACCAAGGCAACCGTGCGCGACAAGCTCGAAGGGCTCACCTTTCACGAGATCGATCTGACCAAGGGGGCCGTGCTCGAAGCGGGCTGCGTCTACCTCGTCCCACTGATCGAGCAACTGAATCTGCGTCCGACGATCGCGGCCTTTGCGAACCCCAAGAGTTCCACGGGCAGGCTCGACGTGTTCACGCGGCTGATCGCCGACTATCAAGAGAGCTTCGACTACGTGGAAGAGGGCTACCGAGGCCCGCTCTTCGCGGAGATCTGCCCCCGGACGTTTTCCGTCAAAGTGCGCACGGGCACGCGCCTCAATCAAATTCGATTCCGCCGCCGCGTCAGTCAGCAGTCGGACGAAGCGCCGGGCCGGATCGGCGACAAGCACTTGCGGGCCATCCACTCCGACGTGGGGCTCGTGGAAGGCGAGGCCGCGATTCGCGACGGGCTCAATCTGCGCATCAGCCTGGCGCCGGTCGAAGCCGGTGGCATCGTGGGGTATCGCGCCCGGCGCTACGCGGGCGTGATCGATATGGACAATGTCGGCGGCTATGACGTCGGGCAGTACTGGGAGGCGGTGTATCTCGGGAGCGACCAGCGCCTCGTGCTAGACCCGCAGGAATTCTACATTCTCGCCTCGAAGGAGAGCGTCTCGGTGCCGCCGGAATACGTGGCAGAAATGGCCCCGTTCGACCCGATGATCGGCGAGTACCGGGTGCACTATGCCGGCTTCTTCGATCCGGGCTTCGGCTACTCGGCCGGCAAGGTGCCGGGCGCCAAGGCGGTTCTCGAGGTCCGCAGTCTCGACATCCCGTTCATCGTCGAGGACGGGCAGATCGTTGGCCGGCTCGTCTACGACAAGCTCACCGAGATTCCCGAAACCCTTTACGGCCAGGGCATCGGCTCGCATTATCAGTCGCAGGGGCTGAAGCTGTCGAAGCATTTTCGTCAGTCCTAA
- the metZ gene encoding O-succinylhomoserine sulfhydrylase, producing MAGKKKSRESWSPATQLVHEGTLRSQFGETSEAIFLNSGYVYESAEEAESRFKGDTDGYVYSRYANPTVSMFEQRMCALEGAEAARGTSSGMAAVAASLLCQLKAGDHVVASRALFGSCLYIVEDLLPRYGVSSTIVDGGDLSAWEAAVTPNTKAFFFETPTNPVLDLVDIEAVAKIAKGCGALTIVDNVFATPLGQKPLALGADIVVYSATKHIDGQGRCLGGVVLGPQEFIDETLHTFLKHTGPSLSPFNAWVLLKGLETLPLRVARHCESAARIADFLADRPGVTRVHYPGRADHPQYDIAQKQMAFGGPLVALEVGTRKEDAFAVLNALNIVKISNNLGDAKSLATHPATTTHQRLSPEARADLGILDNTIRISIGLEDAGDLEADLDQALAALK from the coding sequence ATGGCCGGGAAAAAGAAGAGCCGCGAGAGTTGGAGCCCCGCCACGCAGTTGGTGCACGAGGGGACGCTGCGCAGCCAGTTCGGCGAAACCTCGGAAGCGATCTTTCTAAACTCGGGCTACGTCTACGAAAGCGCCGAGGAGGCCGAGTCCCGGTTCAAGGGCGACACGGACGGCTATGTCTATAGCCGCTATGCGAACCCGACCGTCTCCATGTTCGAACAGCGCATGTGCGCTCTGGAAGGCGCAGAAGCCGCTCGCGGCACGTCAAGCGGCATGGCCGCTGTCGCGGCTTCGCTCCTGTGCCAACTCAAGGCGGGCGACCATGTCGTTGCCAGCCGCGCGCTATTCGGCAGTTGCCTCTACATCGTCGAGGACCTGCTGCCGCGCTATGGCGTCAGCTCAACCATCGTGGATGGAGGCGATCTCAGCGCCTGGGAGGCGGCTGTCACACCGAACACCAAGGCCTTCTTCTTCGAGACGCCGACCAATCCGGTCCTGGACCTGGTCGACATCGAGGCCGTGGCCAAGATTGCGAAGGGCTGCGGCGCGCTGACGATCGTCGACAATGTGTTCGCGACGCCGCTCGGCCAGAAGCCCCTGGCCCTCGGCGCCGATATCGTTGTCTACTCGGCGACGAAGCACATCGACGGGCAAGGACGGTGCCTCGGCGGCGTGGTCCTCGGCCCGCAAGAGTTCATTGACGAGACCTTGCATACGTTCCTCAAGCACACCGGCCCCTCGCTGAGCCCGTTCAACGCCTGGGTCCTGCTCAAGGGGCTGGAAACTCTGCCCTTGCGCGTGGCGCGTCATTGCGAGTCCGCGGCCCGCATCGCCGATTTCCTGGCGGATCGGCCCGGTGTCACACGGGTTCACTATCCTGGCCGGGCGGATCATCCGCAGTACGACATCGCCCAGAAGCAGATGGCGTTCGGCGGGCCGCTCGTGGCCCTCGAGGTCGGAACCCGGAAGGAAGACGCTTTCGCCGTGCTGAACGCGCTCAATATCGTCAAGATCAGCAACAATCTCGGCGACGCCAAGAGCCTCGCCACGCATCCGGCCACCACGACGCATCAACGCCTCAGCCCCGAGGCCCGCGCGGACCTCGGCATCTTGGACAACACGATCCGGATTTCCATCGGACTTGAGGACGCCGGCGATCTGGAAGCCGATCTCGATCAAGCCCTTGCAGCATTGAAATAG
- the argE gene encoding acetylornithine deacetylase has translation MPTPPSTQDAIGLLAKLIAFDTTSAKSNLDLIAFVREYLDEHGIASTLVPDGDGKKACLFATIGEGKGGVGLSGHSDCVPVTGQSWTSDPFTLTTRDGKLYGRGTCDMKGFLACVLASVPLFKSAPLTEPIHILISYDEEVGCVGVRPMIARLGQDLPRPRVVIIGEPSDMQVIDGHKCIDVFRTTVTGKEAHSSMPAIGVNAISAASKLVEEIDRMAAEVASTENDPHFDPPYSTVMVAMVDGGTAPNIVPRNCDVLWQLRGLPGTKAKDAPARLEAFAEKTLLPGMRAVAPDASIDTKTETAVPAFSAGPDSEAVSLAMMLTGANRASGVSYATEAGLFQDAGCPAVVCGPGSIEQAHAADEFVALSQIEACLTFLAKLTERMSA, from the coding sequence ATGCCAACACCGCCAAGCACGCAGGACGCAATCGGGCTTCTCGCAAAGCTCATTGCTTTCGATACGACGAGCGCGAAATCGAATCTCGATCTGATCGCCTTCGTGCGGGAGTACCTCGACGAGCATGGGATCGCCTCGACTCTGGTGCCGGACGGCGACGGCAAGAAGGCTTGCCTCTTCGCCACCATCGGCGAAGGCAAAGGGGGCGTCGGCCTCTCGGGCCATAGTGATTGCGTGCCGGTGACAGGGCAGTCCTGGACGTCCGACCCGTTCACGCTGACGACGCGCGACGGCAAGCTCTACGGCCGGGGCACATGCGATATGAAGGGCTTCTTGGCTTGCGTGCTTGCCTCCGTGCCGCTGTTCAAATCCGCGCCCCTGACGGAGCCCATCCACATCCTCATCTCGTATGACGAGGAGGTGGGGTGCGTCGGCGTCCGGCCGATGATCGCGCGCCTGGGACAGGACCTGCCGCGGCCGCGCGTCGTGATCATTGGCGAACCCTCCGACATGCAGGTCATCGACGGGCACAAATGCATCGACGTGTTCCGAACGACGGTCACGGGCAAGGAAGCGCATTCCAGCATGCCTGCGATCGGCGTGAATGCGATCTCCGCTGCTTCCAAGCTCGTCGAGGAAATCGACCGCATGGCGGCCGAGGTCGCGAGTACTGAGAACGATCCACATTTCGATCCGCCCTATTCGACAGTAATGGTGGCCATGGTCGACGGCGGTACGGCGCCGAACATCGTGCCGCGCAATTGCGATGTCCTGTGGCAGCTTCGCGGGTTGCCCGGCACCAAGGCCAAGGACGCCCCCGCACGGCTGGAGGCATTCGCCGAGAAGACGCTGCTGCCCGGCATGCGCGCCGTCGCGCCCGATGCTTCCATCGACACGAAAACGGAGACGGCCGTGCCGGCGTTCTCGGCCGGTCCGGATTCCGAAGCCGTATCTTTGGCGATGATGCTGACCGGCGCGAACCGGGCCTCCGGCGTGTCCTACGCCACGGAGGCCGGGCTCTTCCAGGACGCAGGCTGTCCGGCGGTCGTGTGCGGGCCCGGCAGTATCGAGCAGGCCCACGCGGCGGACGAGTTCGTCGCACTGTCGCAGATCGAGGCCTGCCTCACGTTTCTTGCGAAGCTGACGGAGCGGATGAGCGCATAA
- a CDS encoding acyl-homoserine-lactone synthase: MVQVIEGKDRAHHAGLFETLFRARYETFVVNRRWSLPARNGLEIDQYDTDQAVYFVDIDEVGHLQGAVRLTPTTVASLTADYYPHLSDGGTALRDPFVYEGTRYIASPREKTAESNRVVKARILGAMTEWAWSYGIRHIQTVIDAPLLRSFKKVNSQTFALGSAHPYGGGKGVPGGGTCMAIRLPVTERAITEIRSYGALEYSPAPEAFAYPNAAPQFRDVA; this comes from the coding sequence ATGGTCCAAGTCATTGAGGGTAAGGACAGGGCGCACCACGCTGGCCTGTTCGAGACGCTTTTCCGCGCACGGTACGAAACATTCGTGGTCAATCGCCGCTGGTCGCTGCCCGCCAGGAACGGGCTCGAGATCGACCAGTACGATACCGACCAGGCGGTGTACTTCGTAGATATCGACGAAGTAGGACATTTGCAGGGCGCGGTTCGTCTGACGCCCACGACCGTCGCATCGCTCACGGCAGACTACTACCCGCACCTATCCGACGGCGGTACCGCCTTGCGCGATCCGTTCGTGTACGAGGGGACACGCTATATCGCATCGCCGCGGGAGAAGACGGCCGAGAGCAATCGGGTCGTGAAGGCCCGCATCCTCGGTGCCATGACCGAATGGGCTTGGAGCTACGGCATCCGGCATATCCAAACGGTCATCGATGCGCCTCTTCTGAGAAGCTTCAAGAAGGTCAACTCGCAGACCTTCGCACTCGGATCCGCGCACCCCTATGGCGGCGGCAAGGGGGTACCTGGCGGGGGCACCTGCATGGCCATCCGGCTGCCCGTCACCGAGCGCGCCATCACCGAAATCCGGAGCTACGGCGCGCTGGAATACTCGCCGGCGCCGGAAGCTTTCGCTTATCCGAATGCTGCTCCGCAGTTCAGAGACGTTGCTTAG
- a CDS encoding sodium:alanine symporter family protein produces the protein METLTSAIQWLSGIVWGVPMLVLLLGVGIFLTIGLHFRTVRDLPLALAMLWHGRVAEGKGEITPFRALMTALAATIGTGNIAGVATAIFVGGPGAIFWMWMTALVGMATKFAEAVLAVRYREVDERGKYVGGPMYYIKNGLGPRWAWLGTAFALFAGFAGFGIGNTVQANSVADALDAAFGMPFWLTGVILAALVGLVLIGGVQRIAAVAGTLVPVMAIGYLAAGSIVLILNAGAIPASFGLIFEHAFSPAAATGGFAGAAVWAAIRFGVARGVFSNEAGLGSAPIAHAAAECKGPVSQGLVAMLGTFIDTILVCTFTALVILSTGSWTSGLNGAELTSSAFESALPNVGSEITSIALAVFAFTSLLGWSYYCERAWQYLLGVKVIVPFRVLWSLAPILGATVKLSFVWLLADTLNALMAIPNLIALALLSPVVFTAAKEFFATRGKSENNPF, from the coding sequence ATGGAGACGCTGACATCGGCCATTCAGTGGCTGAGCGGGATCGTTTGGGGCGTGCCGATGCTGGTGCTCCTGCTCGGCGTCGGAATCTTCCTCACAATCGGATTGCATTTCCGCACCGTGCGCGATCTTCCGCTTGCGCTGGCCATGCTCTGGCACGGCCGGGTCGCCGAAGGCAAAGGCGAGATCACACCCTTCAGGGCCCTGATGACGGCGCTCGCCGCAACCATCGGGACGGGGAACATCGCCGGCGTCGCGACCGCCATCTTCGTCGGGGGGCCGGGCGCGATCTTCTGGATGTGGATGACCGCCTTGGTGGGCATGGCCACGAAGTTCGCCGAGGCGGTGCTTGCCGTGCGCTACCGCGAAGTGGATGAGCGCGGCAAATATGTCGGCGGCCCCATGTACTACATCAAGAACGGGCTCGGGCCGCGCTGGGCCTGGCTCGGGACGGCCTTTGCTCTTTTTGCGGGTTTTGCCGGGTTCGGCATCGGCAACACGGTCCAGGCCAACTCCGTCGCCGACGCGTTGGATGCCGCCTTCGGCATGCCGTTCTGGCTAACGGGTGTGATCCTGGCAGCCCTTGTCGGCCTCGTTTTGATCGGCGGCGTCCAGCGCATTGCCGCCGTCGCCGGCACACTGGTGCCGGTGATGGCGATTGGATACCTCGCGGCGGGGTCCATCGTTCTCATCCTCAATGCCGGGGCCATACCGGCATCGTTCGGACTGATCTTCGAGCATGCTTTTTCGCCGGCAGCGGCCACGGGCGGCTTTGCCGGCGCCGCCGTCTGGGCGGCGATCCGCTTCGGTGTGGCCCGCGGCGTATTCTCCAACGAAGCCGGACTCGGTTCCGCGCCGATTGCGCACGCGGCTGCCGAATGCAAAGGGCCTGTCAGCCAGGGGCTCGTGGCCATGCTCGGCACGTTCATCGACACGATCCTCGTCTGCACCTTCACCGCCCTTGTGATTTTGAGCACGGGGTCTTGGACGAGCGGGCTGAACGGGGCCGAACTCACCTCGAGCGCGTTCGAGTCCGCGCTTCCGAATGTGGGCAGCGAGATTACCTCCATCGCGCTTGCGGTGTTCGCCTTCACCTCTCTCCTGGGCTGGAGCTATTACTGCGAACGGGCCTGGCAGTATCTTCTCGGTGTGAAGGTCATCGTGCCGTTCCGTGTGCTGTGGTCGCTGGCACCGATCCTCGGCGCGACCGTCAAACTCAGCTTCGTATGGCTGCTGGCCGATACGCTCAACGCGCTGATGGCGATCCCGAACTTGATTGCGCTGGCGCTGCTGAGCCCCGTGGTGTTCACCGCGGCGAAAGAGTTCTTCGCCACGCGTGGGAAGTCGGAGAACAATCCGTTCTAG
- a CDS encoding helix-turn-helix domain-containing protein, whose translation MSQTDLANLLGLTFQQIQKYENGANRVGASRLMQIATALDVPIHAFFDGAGPQTDETESPIKFVGDQQALRLVRAFADIDDAGLRRSVVNLVEGIAGSQPEENGAK comes from the coding sequence ATGTCGCAGACCGATCTGGCCAACCTGCTTGGTCTGACCTTCCAGCAGATTCAAAAGTACGAAAATGGCGCGAATCGCGTGGGCGCAAGCCGGCTCATGCAGATCGCCACCGCTCTCGATGTGCCAATCCACGCCTTCTTCGACGGCGCCGGCCCGCAGACAGACGAGACGGAATCGCCCATCAAGTTCGTCGGGGATCAGCAAGCTCTGCGCCTTGTCCGCGCGTTTGCCGATATCGACGACGCGGGGCTGCGCCGCTCGGTCGTGAACCTCGTCGAAGGCATCGCGGGCAGCCAGCCCGAAGAGAACGGCGCGAAGTAG
- a CDS encoding LuxR family transcriptional regulator: protein MESSPSPYAHRPLDFVEKIEGLKDYDAICSAISEELAWYGFTCVTSFIMPGPGEPFKKGVHLNTRPQDYIDHYEEKNYVLRDPVVTELRDSVRPFSWSDVVERRDLNRADKRIIEEAREFDVNDGLIIPIVTLSGALSVFSPCGRNPDLSQDARRAVELISLYSHQALKRVLLEQVRGSEAHTPLTPREKEVMRWIAAGKSDQEIAAILAISPATVTVHVERAKRKLDAFRRTFAVVKAIRFGEITL, encoded by the coding sequence TTGGAGAGTTCGCCTTCGCCATACGCCCATCGGCCGCTCGACTTCGTCGAGAAGATCGAGGGTCTGAAGGACTACGACGCCATCTGTTCCGCGATCTCCGAGGAGCTGGCTTGGTACGGCTTCACCTGCGTCACCAGTTTCATCATGCCGGGCCCCGGCGAGCCTTTTAAGAAAGGCGTGCATCTCAACACCCGGCCCCAGGACTACATCGACCACTACGAAGAGAAGAACTACGTCTTGCGCGACCCCGTGGTCACGGAGTTGCGCGATTCGGTGCGGCCCTTCTCGTGGAGCGACGTGGTTGAGCGCCGGGACCTCAACCGGGCGGACAAGCGCATTATCGAGGAGGCGCGGGAGTTCGACGTCAATGACGGGCTGATCATCCCGATCGTCACCCTGTCGGGAGCGCTGTCCGTCTTCAGCCCGTGCGGCCGGAACCCGGATCTCTCGCAGGACGCGCGCCGCGCGGTCGAACTGATCTCGCTCTACAGCCATCAGGCGCTCAAGCGCGTCCTTCTGGAGCAGGTGCGCGGGAGCGAAGCGCATACACCGCTGACGCCCCGGGAGAAGGAGGTGATGCGCTGGATCGCCGCCGGTAAATCCGACCAGGAAATCGCCGCCATCCTGGCGATCTCGCCGGCCACCGTGACCGTGCACGTGGAGCGTGCCAAACGGAAGCTCGATGCCTTCCGACGCACTTTTGCCGTCGTAAAGGCCATCCGGTTTGGTGAAATCACGCTGTAG